In the [Clostridium] colinum genome, one interval contains:
- a CDS encoding leucine-rich repeat domain-containing protein, whose protein sequence is MKFNRFLSGFLSTAILLSTVAVPQNLILASQIEKDLQYIDEYTWPSDENINDENSFINYNPYETGDTSNNETGVPDGVEVSVEVDMYEDGELVSKEIYGSNSSTSGLPEVSVEVEEFDNNEPIPDGEKYGDYSTTPDYSWALGKDNTKGSVDQTKGNDLLDEEISFGGGIKFPNKGDNQNEICKGDNHTPESILECLIIESGVIKGIKCAPKNIGELKLPRVIQGQEITAISDYVFEDRGVTKLVFEENSAIEYIGKGTFKNNPIKEITFPSSLKYIGAEAFYGCKQLTYLNMPSVTHIYEKAFYECTALENVNMPNVLNIGESAFYNCINLTTVDTYNVINIENSAFGFCKKLEKIDMPYAKSIGYNAFFACANLKQVNLPRVEVVENRAFRECSSLIEIDLPSATKIGDEAFYACYNLKEFNMPKVTSIPDHAFAYCTGLESLYLPKITDIGNSAFYGCTNLKKVSVSNTKVIGPYAFSKCTALVDIDMPVVEEIKYLAFSECTDLREVFIPSATKTIEDGVFSNTTSLKAIYVNQYRKNGVVPKGQDPKVPVYYLDDTGLIKYSIERKDADRFNIKVTFDGLGKRLKFISATDQPIETGILDTIAQREYKYTINNLDKLSNKVYTFEGHVNVYNHENKDYDYKIFTEYTNIKGFVNYLDPETKEHLSDIDVDLKQYKKDEKVTITKQEPKGKGKFLGWSLYPNSNIIINSDNITMTSGNLNLYPVFEEESEQSKYATLTLNYGYPYNYDYKQVKKLEKYKEVELPTPKNDCKLVKGGYEFLGWFTEGGTKPLKSVYMYDDVTVYAKWEEIKKPEGGTDSSTESTTNGNNGNTGNGGTEPGTPENPGGTENGNGETVKPENPGNGTDGGNNPGGNGNNGSTENGGNNKPVAPEGGDNNGSTGTPSNPNGGNNGNSGNNNGSGSGSNNGGSTVTPENPNGGTGNGGNGNGSNSGSSNGGSTTTTPDSNTDSNNNNIIDNNNGANIGTNVGGNTTDVGTNGGATNTGTSNIISSVDNSNVVVNNNPISLVESVDSNEVNNRNNLVANSNANNTGIANLGGNRFSTIANGRLAATTPVAPINGDLARLEAVNVDTVNDTVVGGLDKTENKPADNQNVSNRRETEKPAFGFAEKGGMSLLIVLLAFLMLLVVAYIIKKQIIDKEKQNKEEEDASLL, encoded by the coding sequence GTGAAATTTAACAGATTTTTATCTGGATTTTTGTCTACGGCTATATTATTATCTACAGTAGCGGTACCACAAAATTTAATTTTAGCAAGTCAAATAGAAAAAGATCTTCAATATATAGACGAATATACATGGCCATCAGATGAAAATATAAATGATGAAAATTCATTTATCAATTATAATCCATATGAAACTGGAGATACATCTAATAATGAAACTGGTGTTCCAGATGGTGTTGAAGTAAGCGTTGAAGTTGACATGTATGAAGATGGTGAGTTAGTATCAAAGGAAATATACGGAAGTAATTCTTCAACTTCAGGATTACCAGAAGTAAGTGTAGAAGTTGAAGAATTTGATAATAATGAACCAATTCCAGATGGAGAAAAATATGGAGATTACTCAACAACTCCAGATTATTCTTGGGCTTTAGGTAAAGACAATACCAAAGGATCAGTAGATCAAACAAAAGGTAATGATTTACTTGATGAAGAAATTTCATTTGGTGGTGGAATAAAGTTCCCAAACAAAGGTGATAACCAAAATGAAATTTGTAAAGGTGATAACCACACTCCTGAAAGTATTTTAGAGTGCTTAATAATAGAAAGTGGAGTTATTAAAGGTATTAAATGTGCCCCTAAAAATATAGGTGAACTTAAATTACCAAGAGTTATTCAAGGACAAGAAATAACAGCAATATCTGATTATGTTTTTGAAGATAGAGGTGTTACAAAGTTAGTATTTGAAGAAAATAGTGCAATAGAATATATAGGAAAAGGTACATTTAAAAACAACCCTATTAAAGAAATAACATTTCCATCAAGTTTAAAATATATAGGTGCAGAGGCATTTTATGGTTGTAAACAATTAACATATTTAAATATGCCTAGTGTAACACATATATATGAAAAAGCATTTTATGAATGTACTGCTTTAGAAAATGTAAATATGCCTAATGTTTTAAACATAGGAGAATCTGCATTTTATAACTGTATTAATTTAACAACAGTAGATACGTATAATGTAATTAACATTGAAAATTCTGCTTTTGGTTTTTGTAAAAAATTAGAAAAAATAGATATGCCTTATGCAAAGTCTATTGGTTATAATGCATTTTTTGCTTGTGCTAATTTAAAACAGGTAAATCTTCCTAGAGTTGAGGTTGTAGAAAATCGTGCTTTTAGAGAATGTAGTTCTTTAATAGAAATTGATTTACCATCTGCAACAAAAATAGGTGATGAAGCTTTTTATGCTTGCTATAATTTAAAAGAATTTAATATGCCTAAAGTAACATCTATACCAGATCATGCTTTTGCATATTGTACTGGTTTAGAAAGTTTATATTTACCTAAAATAACAGATATAGGTAATTCTGCATTTTATGGTTGTACTAATTTAAAAAAGGTAAGTGTATCAAATACAAAAGTTATAGGACCTTATGCTTTTTCTAAATGTACTGCATTAGTAGATATAGATATGCCAGTAGTTGAAGAGATTAAATATCTTGCTTTTTCTGAATGTACAGATTTAAGAGAAGTATTTATTCCAAGTGCAACAAAAACAATAGAAGATGGTGTATTTTCTAATACAACTTCATTAAAAGCTATATATGTAAATCAATATAGAAAAAATGGAGTTGTTCCAAAGGGTCAAGACCCAAAAGTACCAGTATATTATTTAGATGATACTGGTTTAATAAAATATTCAATCGAAAGAAAAGATGCTGATAGATTTAATATAAAAGTAACTTTTGATGGTCTTGGAAAAAGATTGAAATTTATATCTGCAACAGATCAACCTATAGAAACAGGTATTTTAGATACTATAGCTCAAAGAGAATATAAGTATACTATAAATAATTTAGATAAACTTTCAAATAAAGTATATACTTTTGAAGGACATGTAAATGTATATAATCATGAAAATAAAGATTATGATTATAAAATATTTACAGAATATACTAATATAAAAGGTTTTGTAAATTATTTAGATCCTGAAACTAAAGAACATCTTTCAGATATAGATGTTGATTTAAAACAATATAAAAAAGATGAAAAAGTAACTATTACAAAACAAGAACCAAAAGGTAAAGGTAAGTTTTTAGGTTGGAGCTTATATCCAAATAGTAATATAATAATTAATTCAGATAATATTACTATGACTAGTGGTAACTTAAATTTATATCCTGTATTTGAAGAAGAATCTGAACAATCAAAATATGCTACTTTAACATTAAATTATGGTTATCCTTATAATTATGATTATAAACAAGTTAAAAAGTTAGAAAAGTATAAAGAGGTAGAATTACCTACTCCAAAGAATGATTGTAAATTAGTAAAAGGTGGATATGAATTTTTAGGTTGGTTTACTGAAGGTGGTACTAAACCTTTAAAAAGTGTATATATGTATGATGATGTAACTGTATATGCTAAATGGGAAGAAATAAAAAAACCTGAAGGTGGAACAGATTCAAGCACTGAAAGTACAACAAATGGAAATAATGGAAACACTGGTAACGGTGGCACTGAGCCAGGAACTCCAGAAAATCCAGGAGGAACTGAAAATGGTAACGGTGAAACTGTAAAACCAGAAAATCCAGGAAATGGAACTGATGGTGGAAATAATCCAGGTGGAAATGGTAACAATGGTAGCACTGAAAATGGTGGTAACAATAAACCAGTAGCACCTGAAGGTGGAGATAATAATGGTTCAACTGGAACTCCAAGTAATCCAAATGGTGGGAATAACGGAAACAGTGGAAACAATAATGGAAGTGGAAGCGGTTCAAACAATGGTGGATCAACTGTAACTCCAGAAAATCCAAATGGTGGTACTGGAAATGGTGGAAACGGCAACGGTTCTAACAGTGGAAGCTCTAATGGTGGATCAACTACTACAACACCAGATAGCAATACAGATTCAAATAACAATAACATTATAGACAACAACAATGGTGCTAATATAGGAACTAATGTTGGAGGTAATACTACTGATGTAGGAACTAATGGTGGTGCTACAAATACAGGTACTTCTAATATTATATCAAGTGTTGACAATAGTAATGTAGTAGTTAACAATAATCCAATTAGCCTTGTTGAAAGTGTAGATAGCAATGAAGTAAATAATCGTAATAATTTAGTTGCTAACAGTAATGCTAATAATACTGGTATAGCTAATTTAGGTGGAAATAGATTTTCAACTATAGCTAATGGTAGATTAGCAGCTACAACACCAGTAGCTCCTATAAATGGAGATTTAGCAAGATTAGAAGCAGTAAATGTAGATACAGTTAATGATACTGTGGTAGGTGGTTTAGATAAAACAGAAAATAAACCAGCAGATAATCAAAATGTATCTAATAGAAGAGAAACAGAAAAACCTGCATTCGGTTTTGCTGAAAAAGGTGGTATGAGTTTACTTATTGTATTACTTGCATTCTTAATGTTACTTGTTGTAGCATATATCATCAAAAAACAAATAATAGATAAAGAAAAACAAAATAAAGAAGAAGAAGATGCATCTTTATTATAA
- the atpA gene encoding F0F1 ATP synthase subunit alpha, whose protein sequence is MNLRPEEISSVIKEQIKGYTSKLDVSDVGTVIQVGDGIARVHGLEKAMSGELLEFESGVLGMAQNLEEDNIGVVLLGSDQQVKEGDTVKLTGRVAEVGVGEAMIGRVVNAIGQPIDEKGPINTTNTRPIERVAPGVITRKSVDVPLQTGIKAIDAMVPIGRGQRELVIGDRQTGKTAICIDTIINQKGKDVICIYVAIGQKASTVSRIVRSLEEAGAMDYSLVVSATASDPAPLQFLAPYTGVAIGEEFMENGKDVLIVYDDLSKHAVAYRAMSLLLHRPPGREAYPGDVFYLHSRLLERSARLEEKYGGGSITALPIIETQAGDVSAYIPTNVISITDGQIFLESELFNSGVRPAINAGLSVSRVGGSAQIKAIKKIAGPIRIELAQYRELESFAQFGSDLDKDTLERLNHGQRIVEILKQPQYATLEVEKEVVILYAVTKKYLDDVELDRIADFEKEFFNFVETKYNNIFTSIRETKEMSEDVEKQLIEALETFKKEFK, encoded by the coding sequence ATGAACTTAAGACCTGAAGAAATTAGTTCTGTTATTAAAGAACAGATTAAAGGTTATACATCAAAATTAGATGTATCTGATGTTGGTACGGTTATACAGGTTGGGGACGGTATCGCCAGAGTACACGGACTTGAAAAAGCTATGAGTGGTGAGCTTTTAGAGTTTGAAAGTGGCGTGTTAGGTATGGCTCAAAACCTTGAAGAAGACAATATTGGGGTAGTTTTATTAGGCTCAGACCAACAAGTTAAAGAAGGCGACACTGTAAAACTTACAGGCCGTGTAGCCGAAGTTGGTGTTGGCGAAGCTATGATTGGTCGTGTTGTTAATGCAATTGGTCAACCTATAGATGAAAAAGGCCCTATTAACACTACTAATACTCGTCCTATTGAAAGAGTAGCACCTGGTGTTATTACTCGTAAATCTGTTGATGTACCTTTACAAACTGGTATTAAAGCTATTGATGCTATGGTACCTATCGGTCGCGGACAACGTGAGCTTGTAATTGGTGATAGACAAACTGGTAAAACTGCTATTTGTATAGATACTATAATTAACCAAAAAGGTAAAGATGTTATCTGTATCTATGTAGCAATAGGCCAAAAAGCTTCTACTGTATCTCGTATTGTTAGAAGCCTTGAAGAAGCTGGTGCTATGGATTATTCTTTAGTTGTTTCTGCAACTGCATCTGACCCAGCTCCACTTCAATTCCTTGCACCTTATACTGGTGTTGCTATTGGTGAAGAATTTATGGAAAACGGTAAAGACGTTCTTATTGTTTATGATGATTTATCTAAACACGCTGTTGCTTACCGTGCTATGTCTCTTCTTCTTCACAGACCACCAGGACGTGAGGCTTATCCTGGGGACGTATTCTACCTTCACTCAAGACTTCTTGAAAGAAGTGCTAGACTTGAAGAAAAATACGGCGGCGGTTCTATAACTGCTCTTCCTATTATCGAAACTCAAGCAGGGGACGTTTCTGCTTATATACCTACAAACGTTATATCTATTACAGATGGACAAATTTTCCTTGAAAGTGAGCTTTTCAACTCTGGTGTACGTCCTGCTATCAATGCTGGTCTTTCAGTATCTAGGGTTGGTGGTTCTGCACAAATCAAGGCTATTAAAAAAATTGCAGGTCCTATCCGTATAGAACTTGCTCAATATAGAGAGCTTGAAAGCTTTGCTCAGTTTGGTTCTGACCTTGATAAAGATACATTAGAACGTCTTAACCACGGACAAAGAATAGTTGAAATATTAAAACAACCTCAATATGCTACTTTAGAGGTTGAAAAAGAAGTTGTTATCTTATATGCTGTTACTAAAAAATATCTTGATGATGTTGAACTTGACAGAATTGCAGACTTTGAAAAAGAATTCTTTAATTTTGTAGAAACTAAATACAACAATATCTTTACAAGTATTAGAGAAACAAAAGAAATGTCTGAAGATGTAGAAAAACAACTTATCGAAGCATTAGAAACATTTAAAAAAGAATTTAAATAA
- the atpD gene encoding F0F1 ATP synthase subunit beta, whose product MAEKNVGKIIQIIGAVLDIKFSSENMPALYNAIEIEHNGETIVAEVAQHLGDDVVKCIAMSSTDGLVRGMDAVDTGAPISVPVGSCTLGRMFNVVGNPIDEAGNVDVKEKWSIHRSAPSFAEQATATELLETGIKAIDLLCPYSKGGKIGLFGGAGVGKTVLIMELIRNIATEHGGFSVFAGVGERTREGNDLYYEMQESGVINKTSLVFGQMNEPPGARMRIALTGLTMAEYFRDRENQDVLLFVDNIFRFVQAGSEVSALLGRMPSAVGYQPTLATEVGTLQERITSTKTGSITSVQAVYVPADDLTDPAPATTFAHLDATTVLSRAIVELGIYPAIDPLESGSRILDPMIVGQEHYEVARNVQSILQRYKELQDIISILGMDELSEEDKLTVNRARKIQRFLSQPFFVAEKFTGYDGKYVPVAETVRGFKEILEGKHDDIPESYFLNAGPIEEVVARAKN is encoded by the coding sequence TTGGCTGAAAAAAATGTAGGTAAGATAATTCAAATTATCGGTGCCGTATTAGATATAAAATTTTCAAGCGAAAACATGCCAGCGTTATATAATGCCATAGAGATTGAGCACAACGGCGAAACTATCGTTGCAGAAGTTGCTCAACACCTTGGTGATGACGTTGTTAAATGTATCGCTATGAGCTCTACTGACGGGCTTGTTAGAGGTATGGACGCAGTAGATACAGGAGCACCTATATCTGTACCTGTTGGTTCTTGCACTCTTGGTCGTATGTTCAACGTTGTTGGTAACCCTATTGACGAAGCTGGCAATGTTGATGTTAAAGAAAAATGGTCTATCCATAGAAGTGCTCCTAGCTTTGCAGAACAAGCAACAGCTACTGAGCTTTTAGAAACTGGTATCAAAGCCATTGACCTTCTTTGTCCTTACTCTAAAGGTGGTAAAATCGGTCTTTTTGGCGGTGCTGGTGTTGGTAAAACAGTTCTTATTATGGAGCTTATCCGTAATATAGCAACAGAACACGGTGGTTTCTCTGTATTTGCTGGTGTTGGTGAACGTACTCGTGAGGGTAATGACCTTTACTATGAAATGCAAGAATCTGGCGTTATTAACAAAACTAGCCTTGTGTTTGGTCAGATGAATGAGCCACCTGGAGCTCGTATGAGAATTGCTCTTACTGGTCTTACTATGGCAGAATATTTTAGAGATAGAGAAAATCAAGACGTTCTTCTCTTTGTAGATAATATTTTCCGTTTCGTTCAAGCTGGTTCTGAGGTTTCTGCACTTTTAGGTCGTATGCCTAGTGCCGTTGGTTACCAACCAACTCTTGCAACAGAAGTTGGTACATTACAAGAACGTATTACTTCTACTAAAACAGGTTCTATTACATCTGTTCAAGCAGTATACGTTCCTGCGGACGACTTAACTGACCCAGCTCCTGCTACAACATTTGCTCACTTAGATGCAACTACTGTTTTATCAAGAGCTATCGTTGAGCTTGGTATATACCCTGCTATCGACCCTCTTGAATCTGGTTCTCGTATCTTAGACCCTATGATTGTTGGTCAAGAGCATTATGAAGTAGCTAGAAACGTTCAATCTATCTTACAAAGATATAAAGAATTACAAGATATTATTTCTATCCTTGGTATGGACGAACTTTCAGAAGAAGATAAACTTACTGTTAACAGAGCAAGAAAAATACAACGTTTCCTTTCTCAACCTTTCTTCGTTGCAGAAAAATTTACAGGTTATGACGGTAAATATGTTCCTGTTGCTGAAACTGTTCGTGGATTTAAAGAAATACTTGAAGGTAAACACGATGATATTCCAGAAAGTTATTTCTTAAATGCTGGTCCTATTGAGGAAGTTGTGGCAAGAGCTAAAAATTAG
- the atpG gene encoding ATP synthase F1 subunit gamma encodes MASMRDIKRRIKSVNSTQQITNAMYLVASSKLNKAKTRLEDTRPFFNETRKVIANIVNGSGNISHPYLDKREVKSTGVIVVTGDRGLCGGYNTNINKLAMTTIKNKETDKVIAIGSKSRDYFKSRANVVQSFTNISEKPTYEDALQIGRLALDMFTSGEVDEVYLAYTEFVSTLVSEPKLIKLFPLDVNDFKTEEQTEKNASALTIYEPSEESVLEYVIPKYVNTVIFGAMVESTVCELGARMTAMDSATENAEEMIASLNLVYNRARQSAITQEITEIVSGSGIYS; translated from the coding sequence ATGGCATCAATGCGTGATATTAAACGCAGAATTAAAAGTGTCAATAGCACCCAGCAAATAACTAACGCTATGTATCTTGTAGCTAGTAGCAAACTTAATAAAGCTAAAACTAGATTAGAAGATACTCGTCCGTTCTTTAATGAAACTAGAAAAGTTATAGCAAACATTGTAAATGGTTCTGGTAATATAAGCCACCCTTATCTTGATAAAAGAGAAGTTAAATCTACTGGTGTTATTGTTGTAACAGGAGATAGAGGGCTTTGTGGTGGATATAATACAAACATTAACAAGCTTGCTATGACTACTATTAAAAATAAAGAAACAGATAAAGTAATAGCTATTGGGAGCAAAAGTAGAGATTATTTTAAAAGCCGTGCTAATGTTGTACAATCTTTTACAAATATATCTGAAAAACCAACATATGAAGATGCTTTACAAATTGGGCGTTTGGCACTAGATATGTTTACATCTGGTGAAGTAGATGAAGTTTATTTAGCTTATACAGAGTTTGTTTCTACTCTTGTTAGTGAACCTAAGCTTATTAAGCTTTTCCCATTAGATGTAAATGATTTTAAAACTGAAGAACAAACAGAAAAAAATGCTTCAGCTCTTACTATATATGAGCCTAGCGAAGAATCTGTTTTAGAATACGTTATTCCTAAATATGTTAATACCGTTATATTTGGTGCTATGGTAGAATCTACAGTATGTGAATTAGGTGCTAGAATGACTGCTATGGATTCTGCTACTGAAAATGCTGAAGAAATGATAGCTTCTTTAAACCTTGTTTATAACAGAGCAAGACAAAGTGCTATCACACAAGAAATTACCGAAATTGTTAGCGGTAGTGGTATTTATAGTTAG
- the ileS gene encoding isoleucine--tRNA ligase, whose protein sequence is MYDKVLTNLNFVEREKEILDFWKENKIFEKSIESRKEGEVFTFFDGPPTANGKPHIGHILTRVVKDIIPRYKTMKGYKVLRKAGWDTHGLPVELEIEKKLGISGKPQIENYGVEPFIKQCKDSVFTYESLWKKMSDRVGFWADMDNPYVTYHNSYIESVWWALKQIWDKGLLYKGHKIVPYCPRCGTSLSSHEVAQGYKDVKDKSAYAKFLVKGTTNEFLLAWTTTPWTLPSNVALTVNADEDYVKVELNNEKYILADALVSKVFGEEEKPTVLEKCKGSELKGLEYEPLFDYAKNIVKDKKAYYVVCDSYVTLTDGTGIVHCAPAFGEDDARVGKDNNLPFVQLVNEEGKFLPEVTDWAGVFVKDADEDIIKKLKQENKLLKAENYEHSYPFCWRCDTPLLYYARDTWFIAMTKVRDMLVKNNNTVNWMPDNIKQGRFGNFLENVIDWGLSRERYWGTPLPIWECSCGHREAIGSIEQLKAMSSDCPDDIELHKPYIDNVHLDCPKCNGKMTRVTEVIDCWFDSGCMPFAQWHYPFENKEIFDENFPADFISEAIDQTRGWFYTLMAISTLLFDKAPYKNVIVLGHVQDKDGKKMSKHTGNVVDPWTVLDKQGADAVRWYFYTNSSPWLPNRFYEEAVNEGQRKFMGTLWNTYAFFVLYANIDNFDPNNYSLEYDKLSAMDKWILSKLNSLVKFVDEGLQNYKLTETSRAMSEFVDELSNWYVRRSRERFWGKDMPQDKVNAYMTLYTVLVTVTKLSAPFTPFIAESIYQNLVCKVSKDAPQSVHLCDFPTYDEKLIDKKLEEDMDSVLSIVVAGRASRNTANIKNRQPVGNMFVKANNKLDNMFIDIIKEELNIKNVEFKDDLSAFTSYNFKPQLRTLGKKYGKLVPSIGNYLKENDGIKLMSELKQNGLIKFDIDGESIELAEEDVLIETAQKDGYVSESDKNVTIVLDTNLTEELIEEGFVREIISKIQTMRKEAEFEVLDKITVYYSNNDKIANIISKNIEQIKDDVLATDILNQSNDGYTKEWNINGEQVVLTVVKNN, encoded by the coding sequence ATGTACGATAAGGTTTTGACAAATTTAAACTTTGTTGAAAGAGAAAAAGAAATTTTAGATTTTTGGAAAGAAAATAAAATTTTTGAAAAAAGTATAGAAAGTAGAAAAGAAGGCGAAGTTTTTACATTTTTTGATGGTCCTCCAACAGCTAATGGTAAACCTCATATAGGACATATATTAACACGTGTTGTAAAAGATATTATACCTCGCTATAAAACTATGAAAGGCTATAAAGTGCTTAGAAAAGCTGGTTGGGACACACACGGGCTACCAGTTGAGCTTGAAATAGAAAAAAAACTTGGAATAAGTGGTAAACCACAAATAGAAAACTATGGTGTAGAACCTTTTATAAAACAATGTAAAGATAGTGTATTTACTTACGAAAGTCTTTGGAAAAAAATGAGTGATAGAGTTGGGTTTTGGGCTGATATGGACAATCCTTATGTTACTTATCACAATTCTTATATAGAATCTGTTTGGTGGGCTTTAAAACAAATTTGGGACAAAGGTTTGTTATATAAAGGTCATAAAATAGTACCTTATTGTCCACGTTGTGGTACATCTTTATCTAGCCACGAAGTTGCTCAAGGATATAAAGATGTTAAAGACAAATCTGCCTATGCAAAATTTTTAGTAAAAGGCACAACTAACGAATTTTTATTAGCTTGGACTACTACTCCTTGGACTTTACCTTCAAACGTAGCTCTTACTGTTAATGCCGATGAAGACTATGTTAAAGTAGAATTAAACAATGAAAAATATATTTTAGCAGATGCTTTAGTATCTAAAGTTTTTGGAGAAGAAGAAAAACCTACAGTATTAGAAAAATGCAAAGGTAGCGAGCTTAAAGGTCTCGAATATGAACCTCTTTTTGACTATGCTAAAAATATAGTAAAAGATAAAAAAGCTTATTATGTAGTGTGCGATTCTTATGTTACTCTTACAGATGGTACTGGTATTGTACATTGTGCTCCTGCATTTGGTGAAGATGATGCTCGTGTAGGTAAAGATAACAATTTACCTTTTGTTCAGCTTGTAAATGAAGAAGGTAAATTTTTACCAGAAGTTACAGATTGGGCTGGTGTTTTTGTTAAAGATGCCGACGAAGATATAATTAAAAAATTAAAACAAGAAAACAAACTTTTAAAAGCAGAAAACTATGAACATAGCTATCCTTTCTGTTGGAGATGTGATACCCCTTTATTATACTACGCTAGAGATACGTGGTTTATAGCTATGACAAAAGTACGTGATATGCTTGTTAAAAACAACAACACTGTAAACTGGATGCCTGATAACATTAAACAAGGACGTTTTGGTAACTTTTTAGAAAATGTTATAGACTGGGGCTTATCTAGAGAACGTTACTGGGGTACACCTCTTCCTATTTGGGAATGTAGCTGTGGACACAGAGAAGCTATTGGTAGCATAGAACAATTAAAGGCAATGTCTTCTGATTGTCCTGATGATATTGAACTTCACAAGCCTTATATAGACAATGTTCACCTTGATTGTCCAAAATGTAATGGCAAAATGACACGTGTAACAGAAGTTATCGACTGTTGGTTTGATTCTGGTTGTATGCCTTTTGCTCAATGGCATTATCCATTTGAAAATAAAGAAATATTTGATGAAAATTTCCCTGCCGACTTTATATCTGAGGCAATAGACCAAACTAGAGGTTGGTTCTACACTCTTATGGCTATATCTACTTTATTATTTGATAAAGCACCATATAAAAATGTTATAGTTTTAGGCCACGTTCAAGATAAAGACGGTAAAAAAATGAGTAAACACACAGGAAATGTAGTAGACCCTTGGACTGTTTTAGACAAACAAGGTGCCGACGCAGTTAGATGGTATTTTTATACAAATAGTTCCCCTTGGTTACCTAACAGATTTTACGAAGAAGCCGTAAACGAAGGCCAAAGAAAATTTATGGGTACTTTATGGAACACTTATGCTTTCTTTGTTTTATATGCAAACATTGATAATTTTGACCCTAACAACTATTCATTAGAATATGATAAACTATCTGCAATGGATAAATGGATATTATCAAAACTTAACTCTTTAGTTAAATTTGTAGATGAAGGTTTACAAAACTACAAGCTTACTGAAACTTCTAGAGCTATGTCTGAATTTGTAGACGAGCTTAGCAACTGGTATGTAAGACGCTCAAGAGAACGTTTTTGGGGCAAAGATATGCCACAAGACAAAGTTAATGCTTATATGACTTTATACACAGTTTTAGTTACTGTAACAAAACTTTCAGCTCCATTTACACCATTTATAGCAGAAAGTATTTATCAAAACCTTGTTTGCAAAGTGTCTAAAGATGCTCCACAAAGCGTACACCTTTGCGACTTCCCAACTTATGACGAAAAACTTATAGATAAAAAGCTAGAAGAAGATATGGACAGTGTTTTATCTATCGTAGTTGCAGGTCGTGCTAGCAGAAATACTGCTAATATTAAAAACAGACAACCAGTTGGTAATATGTTTGTTAAAGCTAATAATAAGCTAGATAATATGTTTATAGACATTATAAAAGAAGAGCTTAACATTAAAAATGTAGAATTTAAAGACGATTTATCTGCATTTACTAGCTACAACTTTAAACCTCAACTTAGAACACTTGGTAAAAAATATGGTAAACTTGTACCATCTATCGGTAACTATTTAAAAGAAAATGACGGTATTAAGCTTATGTCTGAGCTTAAACAAAATGGCTTAATAAAATTTGACATAGATGGCGAAAGTATAGAGCTTGCAGAAGAAGATGTTTTAATAGAAACTGCTCAAAAAGACGGCTATGTTTCTGAAAGTGATAAAAATGTTACTATTGTTTTAGATACAAACCTTACAGAAGAACTTATAGAAGAAGGCTTTGTTAGAGAAATAATAAGTAAAATACAAACTATGAGAAAAGAAGCCGAATTTGAAGTGTTAGACAAAATAACTGTTTATTATTCTAACAATGATAAAATAGCAAACATTATATCTAAAAATATAGAACAAATAAAAGATGATGTTTTAGCTACAGATATTTTAAACCAGTCTAACGACGGTTACACTAAAGAGTGGAACATTAATGGTGAACAAGTTGTCTTAACTGTTGTAAAAAACAACTAA
- the atpC gene encoding ATP synthase F1 subunit epsilon, whose protein sequence is MVANMAEAKIRLRIVTPTKELYNDDVTMVIMRGANGDLGILKGHQPLTTTLGYGLLKIKNGENELVSTLFGGFVDVQPDVITILTDSAEWVEDIDVKRAEDAKRRAEERLNSKDANIDFLRAELALKRANLRLSSKK, encoded by the coding sequence ATGGTTGCTAATATGGCAGAAGCAAAAATACGTTTGCGTATAGTTACTCCTACAAAGGAGCTTTATAACGATGACGTAACTATGGTTATTATGCGTGGTGCAAATGGGGATTTGGGTATATTAAAAGGACACCAACCTCTTACAACAACTCTTGGCTATGGGCTTTTAAAAATTAAAAACGGTGAAAATGAGCTTGTATCTACTCTTTTTGGTGGCTTTGTAGATGTTCAACCAGATGTTATCACTATCCTTACAGACTCTGCTGAATGGGTAGAAGATATAGATGTTAAAAGAGCAGAAGACGCTAAAAGAAGAGCAGAAGAAAGACTTAATAGCAAAGATGCTAATATAGACTTTTTAAGAGCTGAGCTTGCTTTAAAACGTGCTAATTTAAGGCTTAGTAGCAAAAAATAA